From Etheostoma cragini isolate CJK2018 chromosome 1, CSU_Ecrag_1.0, whole genome shotgun sequence, a single genomic window includes:
- the LOC117948953 gene encoding secretory carrier-associated membrane protein 5-like produces the protein MAEPNFPPLPGFIPLRPCFYQDFEEIPEQHRSMCKKMYNLWILNGATLAVNLIGCLAWMFGGGGVTNFGLAIIWLLMFTPCSYVCWFRPIYKAFKSDSSFNFMQFFFVFMAQVGISIIQCIGIPGWGVCGWLATISFFSYNIFIALVMLVPTIMFTAVASLSFIALTRIHNFYRGSGGSMSKAQEEWATGAWKNPHVQAAAQQAAMGAAAGAMQDNSYSPSPQYNDNQI, from the exons ATGGCAG AGCCCAACTTCCCCCCACTGCCGGGATTCATTCCACTCAGGCCATGCTTCTACCAGGACTTTGAGGAGATCCCTGAGCAGCACCGCAGCATGTGCAAGAAAATGTACAACCTGTGGATAT TGAATGGTGCTACTCTCGCGGTGAATCTCATTGGCTGCTTGGCTTGGATGTTTGGTGGAGGGGGTGTGACCAACTTTGGACTGGCTATCATCTGGCTCCTCATGTTCACGCCCTGCTCTTATGTCTGTTGGTTCAGACCCATCTACAAGGCCTTCAA gagTGACAGCTCTTTCAACTTCATGcagttcttttttgtgtttatggCCCAAGTTGGCATCAGCATCATCCAGTGTATAGGCATTCCTGGATGGGGAGTATG TGGTTGGTTGGCTACCATCTCCTTCTTCAGCTATAATATTTTCATTGCGCTGGTCATGTTGGTACCTACTATCATGTTCACTGCTGTGGCCTCACTGTCCTTCATTGCCCTCACCAGG ATCCATAATTTCTACCGTGGCAGTGGGGGCAGCATGTCCAAAGCTCAGGAGGAATGGGCCACAGGAGCCTGGAAGAACCCTCATGTCCAGGCAGCGGCCCAGCAGGCAGCGATGGGGGCAGCTGCTGGAGCCATGCAGGATAATTCCTACTCCCCCAGCCCACAATATAACGACAACCAGATATAG